A genomic window from Aquitalea aquatilis includes:
- the narI gene encoding respiratory nitrate reductase subunit gamma — MDYLHQFVFGIYPYIALGIFLLGSLMRFEREQYSWKSESSQLVYRGNLRLGSILFHIGVLGLFFGHLVGLLTPLSVWEALGVTHSFKQVFAMTAGGIMGSLALIGLLILLHRRLTNQRLAANTTWRDKLVLLWLLATLLLGLSTIAVSAQHLDGHEMVLLMTWAQHIVTLRADAAQFIVTASPVFKLHLFMGMSLFVIFPFTRLVHVWSGFAAVGYLGRAWQLVRPRA, encoded by the coding sequence ATGGACTATCTGCATCAATTTGTTTTCGGGATTTATCCCTATATTGCGCTCGGCATTTTCCTGCTGGGCAGCCTGATGCGCTTCGAGCGCGAACAGTACAGCTGGAAGAGCGAGTCGTCCCAACTGGTGTATCGCGGCAATCTGCGGCTGGGCAGCATCCTGTTCCACATCGGCGTACTCGGGCTGTTCTTCGGCCATCTGGTGGGCCTGCTGACACCCTTGTCGGTATGGGAAGCGCTGGGTGTGACCCACAGCTTCAAACAGGTATTCGCCATGACCGCCGGTGGCATCATGGGCAGCCTGGCCCTGATCGGTCTGCTGATCCTGCTGCATCGCCGTCTCACCAACCAACGCCTGGCGGCCAATACCACCTGGCGCGACAAGCTGGTACTGCTGTGGCTGCTGGCCACGCTGCTACTGGGCCTGTCCACCATCGCCGTGTCCGCCCAGCATCTGGATGGCCACGAAATGGTGCTGCTGATGACCTGGGCGCAGCATATCGTTACCCTGCGCGCAGATGCGGCGCAATTCATCGTGACGGCCTCGCCGGTGTTCAAGCTGCACCTGTTCATGGGCATGAGCCTGTTCGTGATCTTCCCCTTCACCCGCCTGGTGCATGTGTGGAGCGGCTTTGCTGCAGTCGGCTATCTGGGCCGCGCCTGGCAGCTGGTGCGTCCGCGTGCTTGA
- the narJ gene encoding nitrate reductase molybdenum cofactor assembly chaperone: MNQLLYKISSVLLCYPEPELLAALDDIRQQLEASPTAASMLQPLLVQLEGGDLIRLQENYVQTFDRSPAHSLHLFEHIHGEDRARGQAMVDLLEEYKEHGFEPVCAELPDYVPLFLEFLTQCEPQEADRLLGDAVHVLGHIAGKLRESSSPYAGVLDLLVWLSPVAPEPLSVPPIRDMDELLETFGPGADGSEPLLKPALPAIAPVNFYPSRSGA, from the coding sequence ATGAACCAGTTACTGTACAAGATCAGCTCGGTGCTGCTGTGCTATCCGGAGCCCGAGTTGCTGGCCGCGCTGGATGATATCCGCCAGCAGCTGGAAGCCAGCCCCACCGCCGCCAGCATGCTGCAGCCCTTGCTGGTGCAGCTGGAGGGGGGCGATCTGATCCGTCTGCAGGAAAACTATGTGCAGACCTTCGACCGCAGTCCGGCGCACTCGCTGCACCTGTTCGAGCACATTCATGGCGAGGACCGCGCCCGTGGTCAGGCCATGGTGGATTTGCTGGAAGAGTACAAGGAGCACGGCTTTGAGCCGGTGTGCGCTGAACTGCCGGATTACGTGCCGCTGTTTCTGGAGTTCCTGACGCAATGCGAGCCGCAGGAGGCAGACCGTCTGCTGGGTGATGCCGTGCATGTGCTGGGCCATATCGCCGGCAAGCTGCGCGAGTCGTCCTCGCCCTATGCCGGCGTGCTCGACCTCTTGGTCTGGCTGTCGCCGGTTGCGCCCGAGCCCCTGAGCGTGCCGCCTATCCGCGACATGGACGAACTGCTGGAAACCTTTGGCCCCGGTGCGGATGGCAGCGAGCCGCTGCTCAAGCCCGCCCTGCCGGCCATCGCTCCGGTCAACTTCTACCCGTCGCGATCCGGCGCCTGA
- the narH gene encoding nitrate reductase subunit beta → MKIRAQIGMVLNLDKCIGCHTCSVTCKNVWTSRDGVEYAWFNNVESKPGIGYPKDWENQEKWQGGWERKPNGKLVPKQGGKMRILANIFANPNLPSIDDYYEPFTFDYEHLQNAPEMQTPPTARPVSVLTGKKMDKIEWGPNWEDDLGGEFAKRSKDALFEGIQKEMYSAFENTFLMYLPRLCEHCLNPACVASCPSGSIYKREDDGIVLIDQDKCRGWRMCVSGCPYKKIYYNWTSGKAEKCIFCYPRIEAGQPTVCSETCVGRIRYLGVLLYDADKIEAAASVEDPKSLYEAQLGVFLDPNAPEVIAEAQKQGIPQSWIDSAQKSPVYKMAMEWKVAFPLHPEYRTLPMVWYIPPLSPIQSALENGLIGENGIIPDVKDLRIPIRYLANLLTAGKEEPVVSALETMVAMRRYMRKKSVEKVSDPATLRGTHLKPAQVEEMYQVMAIANYEDRFVIPSSHKEMVENTFDDKASCGFTFGNGCSDGKSDASLFGKKKATPIVFHDMRRDRKSNAGS, encoded by the coding sequence ATGAAAATCCGTGCACAAATCGGCATGGTGCTGAACCTGGACAAGTGCATTGGCTGCCATACCTGTTCGGTTACCTGCAAAAACGTCTGGACCAGCCGCGACGGCGTGGAATACGCCTGGTTCAACAATGTGGAAAGCAAGCCGGGCATCGGCTACCCCAAGGATTGGGAAAACCAGGAAAAATGGCAGGGCGGCTGGGAGCGCAAGCCCAATGGCAAGCTGGTGCCCAAGCAGGGCGGCAAGATGCGCATTCTGGCCAATATCTTTGCCAACCCGAACCTGCCGTCCATCGACGACTACTACGAGCCGTTCACCTTCGATTACGAGCACTTGCAGAACGCGCCGGAAATGCAGACGCCGCCGACGGCCCGCCCGGTATCGGTGCTGACCGGCAAGAAGATGGACAAGATCGAATGGGGCCCCAACTGGGAAGACGACCTGGGCGGCGAGTTCGCCAAGCGCAGCAAGGACGCGCTGTTTGAAGGCATCCAGAAGGAAATGTACTCGGCCTTCGAGAACACCTTCCTGATGTATCTGCCGCGCCTGTGCGAACACTGTCTGAACCCGGCCTGTGTCGCCTCCTGCCCGTCCGGCTCCATCTACAAGCGCGAAGACGACGGCATCGTGCTGATCGATCAGGACAAGTGCCGTGGCTGGCGCATGTGTGTGTCCGGCTGCCCGTACAAGAAGATTTACTACAACTGGACCAGCGGCAAGGCCGAGAAGTGCATCTTCTGCTATCCGCGCATCGAAGCCGGCCAGCCGACCGTGTGCTCGGAAACCTGTGTCGGCCGCATCCGCTATCTGGGTGTACTGCTGTACGACGCCGACAAGATCGAAGCGGCTGCCAGCGTGGAAGACCCGAAGAGCCTGTACGAAGCACAGCTGGGTGTGTTCCTCGACCCGAATGCACCAGAGGTGATTGCCGAAGCGCAAAAGCAGGGCATTCCGCAAAGCTGGATCGACTCGGCGCAAAAGTCGCCGGTGTACAAGATGGCCATGGAATGGAAAGTGGCCTTCCCGCTGCATCCGGAATACCGCACCCTGCCCATGGTGTGGTACATCCCGCCGCTGTCGCCCATCCAGAGCGCGCTGGAAAACGGCCTGATCGGTGAAAACGGCATCATCCCGGACGTGAAAGACCTGCGTATCCCCATCCGCTATCTGGCCAATCTGCTGACCGCAGGCAAAGAAGAGCCGGTGGTGAGCGCACTGGAAACCATGGTCGCCATGCGCCGCTACATGCGCAAAAAGAGTGTGGAGAAGGTGAGCGACCCGGCCACCCTGCGCGGCACGCATCTGAAACCGGCCCAGGTGGAAGAAATGTACCAGGTGATGGCGATTGCCAATTACGAAGACCGCTTCGTGATTCCGTCCAGCCACAAGGAAATGGTGGAAAACACCTTCGACGACAAGGCCAGTTGCGGCTTCACCTTTGGCAATGGCTGTTCGGATGGCAAGTCGGACGCCAGCCTGTTTGGCAAGAAAAAGGCGACGCCCATTGTTTTCCACGACATGCGCCGCGACCGCAAGTCCAACGCCGGGAGTTAA